The Roseicyclus marinus genome has a segment encoding these proteins:
- a CDS encoding 3'-5' exonuclease has translation MFTRLSLRLRIFLFFALIALGGSALVVTGLVIGYIRLGEAHALSAFIISGLVAVLAIFGLTTWIWVLFDEHVARPVERLAADLRARAHADVDQGIDQDVARYLGDLAPAANAVTTNLTETRNAMALAVGRETARLTTEKTRLETLLAEMPDGVLFCTPQHAIALYNGQCRDILGTSEALGLGRPVAGLLRMGPIRQAYERLRASTSPDEGTDILVTTRTDARLLEARLRLLRLEGQETDGPGYILTLRDVSADLKLQAERAHLLTDMLEGVTDALPDLPDGSAKTALTALVARITPRKIATDTQWWPMERLAATDLGAALTARLAAQGTPLAPDLDTTLLRCDGFAITRLLERLALDWTATGAKDLALTLASTTPDTAILSLEAASPAPADPARWLATPLSPGLTGFTGADVLLSHGTALTAEPAGPGRHALRLTLPLAAPRAMGPSRSVLYDFDLLNADIPDDLAAAALKSLSFVIFDTETTGLNPQVDEICQIAAVRLVNGKIVPGERFDMLVNPGRRIPAASTAVHHITNEMVTDAAPVAEALARFHTFAAGSVLVAHNAPFDMSFLRRRETEIGQRFDQPILDTVLCSAILYGQSAEHTLDALCARLHIQIPEADRHTAIGDAIGTAEAFRKMIPMLEAAELPNLGALIRAFDRHSRLIEHLN, from the coding sequence ATGTTCACCCGGCTATCCCTGCGCCTGCGCATCTTCCTGTTCTTCGCCCTGATCGCGCTCGGCGGCTCCGCCCTCGTCGTGACGGGCCTCGTCATCGGCTACATACGGCTGGGCGAAGCCCATGCCCTCAGCGCCTTCATCATCTCGGGCCTTGTCGCCGTCCTCGCCATCTTCGGCCTGACGACCTGGATCTGGGTGCTCTTCGACGAACATGTCGCCCGCCCCGTGGAACGGCTGGCCGCCGATCTGCGCGCCCGCGCTCATGCCGATGTCGACCAGGGCATCGATCAGGATGTCGCCCGCTACCTCGGCGATCTCGCCCCCGCCGCCAATGCCGTCACCACCAACCTGACCGAAACCCGCAACGCCATGGCGCTGGCCGTGGGCCGCGAAACCGCGCGGCTGACCACCGAAAAGACCCGGCTCGAAACGCTCCTGGCCGAAATGCCCGATGGCGTCCTCTTCTGCACGCCCCAACACGCCATCGCGCTCTACAACGGCCAGTGCCGCGACATTCTCGGCACCTCCGAGGCGCTGGGGCTCGGCCGCCCGGTCGCGGGCCTCCTGCGCATGGGCCCGATCCGGCAGGCCTATGAGCGCCTCCGCGCCAGCACCTCGCCGGACGAAGGCACCGATATCCTCGTGACCACCCGCACTGACGCCCGCCTGCTCGAGGCGCGCCTGCGCCTCCTCCGCCTCGAGGGACAGGAAACCGACGGCCCGGGCTATATCCTGACGCTCCGCGACGTCAGCGCCGACCTCAAGCTTCAGGCCGAACGCGCCCATCTTCTGACCGACATGCTGGAGGGCGTCACCGACGCCCTGCCCGACCTGCCTGACGGATCCGCGAAAACCGCCCTCACGGCCCTTGTCGCCCGCATCACCCCCCGCAAGATCGCCACCGACACCCAATGGTGGCCGATGGAACGCCTCGCCGCCACCGATCTCGGCGCGGCGCTCACCGCCCGGCTCGCGGCACAGGGCACGCCCCTCGCCCCCGATCTCGACACGACCCTCCTGCGCTGCGACGGCTTCGCCATCACCCGGCTTCTCGAACGCCTCGCGCTGGACTGGACCGCCACGGGGGCCAAGGATCTCGCCCTCACGCTCGCGTCCACCACGCCCGACACGGCAATCCTCAGCCTCGAAGCGGCAAGCCCCGCCCCTGCCGATCCCGCGCGCTGGCTCGCCACCCCGCTTTCCCCCGGCCTCACGGGCTTCACCGGGGCCGATGTGCTGCTGAGCCACGGCACCGCCCTCACCGCCGAACCCGCAGGCCCCGGTCGCCACGCGCTCCGCCTCACGCTGCCGCTCGCCGCACCCCGCGCCATGGGCCCCTCGCGCAGCGTGCTCTACGATTTCGACCTCCTGAACGCCGACATCCCCGACGATCTCGCCGCAGCCGCGCTCAAATCCCTCAGCTTCGTCATCTTCGACACCGAAACCACCGGCCTCAATCCGCAGGTCGACGAGATCTGCCAGATCGCCGCCGTGCGCCTCGTCAACGGCAAGATCGTTCCGGGCGAACGCTTCGACATGCTCGTCAACCCGGGCCGCCGCATCCCCGCCGCCTCCACCGCCGTCCATCACATCACCAACGAGATGGTCACGGATGCCGCCCCCGTGGCCGAGGCCCTCGCCCGCTTCCACACCTTCGCCGCAGGCAGCGTGCTCGTCGCCCATAACGCACCCTTCGACATGAGCTTCCTGCGCCGCCGCGAGACCGAGATCGGCCAGCGCTTCGACCAGCCGATCCTCGACACCGTGCTCTGTTCCGCGATCCTCTACGGCCAATCCGCCGAACACACGCTCGACGCGCTCTGCGCCCGGCTCCACATCCAGATCCCCGAGGCCGACCGGCACACCGCCATCGGCGATGCCATCGGCACGGCCGAGGCCTTCCGCAAGATGATCCCGATGCTGGAAGCGGCAGAGCTGCCCAATCTTGGGGCACTCATCCGCGCCTTCGACCGCCACAGCCGCCTGATCGAGCATCTGAATTGA
- a CDS encoding NAD-dependent succinate-semialdehyde dehydrogenase yields MSDWQSWQREANYVGGAWIGADDGRTIDVTNPATGEVIGTVPAAGAAETHRAIDAAAAAFAGFAAMDLMGRVGLLWKLHDALMDNHAALAELLTVEMGKPLAEAKGEIAIGAQYVRWYAEEVRRSKGEIVPAGVNGRRILVTKHPVGVVGMITPWNFPSSMLARKIAPALAAGCPIVAKPATATPYSGLAWAALAEEVGYPAGVVNVVTGSARAIAGAMMERSEVRKVTFTGSTEVGKELIRASADTVKKVSMELGGNAPFIVFDDADLDAAVEGAIVSKYRNSGQTCVCANRIYVQAGVHDAFVEKLVEKTRALKVGDGREAGVAQGPLIDLAAVAKVEELLDDAKGKGATVVLGGSRHQLGGTFFQPTILTGATRDMAFAREEIFGPLAPVFRFETEEEAVEMANATEFGLASYVYTRDLGRAFRMNTGLQYGMIGINSGLITTVEAPFGGVKESGMGKEGGSQGLEDYLDTKYVCIDGI; encoded by the coding sequence ATGAGCGATTGGCAGAGCTGGCAGCGCGAGGCGAATTATGTCGGCGGCGCGTGGATCGGGGCCGATGATGGCCGGACGATCGATGTGACGAACCCGGCCACGGGCGAGGTGATCGGCACCGTCCCCGCTGCGGGCGCGGCGGAAACGCATCGCGCCATCGACGCGGCGGCGGCGGCCTTTGCCGGGTTCGCGGCAATGGACCTGATGGGGCGCGTGGGGCTTTTGTGGAAGCTGCATGATGCGCTGATGGACAACCATGCCGCGCTGGCGGAATTGCTGACCGTCGAGATGGGCAAGCCGCTGGCCGAGGCCAAGGGCGAGATCGCCATCGGGGCGCAATACGTGCGCTGGTATGCCGAGGAAGTGCGCCGGTCCAAGGGCGAGATCGTGCCGGCGGGCGTGAACGGGCGGCGCATCCTTGTGACCAAGCATCCGGTGGGCGTGGTCGGCATGATCACGCCGTGGAATTTCCCGTCGTCGATGCTGGCGCGCAAGATCGCGCCGGCGCTGGCGGCGGGCTGCCCCATCGTTGCCAAGCCCGCCACGGCGACGCCCTATAGCGGGCTGGCCTGGGCGGCGCTGGCCGAGGAGGTGGGCTATCCGGCGGGCGTGGTCAACGTGGTGACGGGATCTGCGCGCGCCATCGCGGGCGCGATGATGGAACGCTCCGAGGTGCGGAAAGTGACCTTCACCGGGTCGACCGAGGTGGGCAAGGAGCTGATCCGGGCCTCGGCCGATACGGTCAAGAAGGTCTCGATGGAGCTGGGGGGGAATGCGCCCTTCATCGTGTTCGACGATGCCGATCTGGATGCGGCGGTCGAGGGGGCCATCGTGTCGAAATACCGCAATTCGGGGCAGACCTGTGTCTGTGCGAACCGGATCTACGTGCAGGCGGGGGTGCATGACGCCTTTGTCGAGAAGCTGGTGGAAAAGACCCGCGCGTTGAAGGTGGGCGATGGGCGCGAGGCGGGCGTGGCGCAGGGCCCGCTGATCGACCTGGCCGCCGTGGCCAAGGTCGAGGAATTGCTCGACGACGCCAAGGGCAAGGGCGCGACCGTGGTCCTGGGCGGGTCGCGGCACCAGTTGGGCGGCACGTTCTTTCAGCCGACGATCCTGACGGGGGCGACGCGCGACATGGCCTTCGCGCGCGAAGAGATCTTTGGCCCGCTGGCCCCGGTGTTCCGGTTCGAGACCGAGGAAGAGGCGGTGGAGATGGCCAATGCCACGGAATTCGGTCTGGCGTCTTATGTCTATACACGCGACCTGGGCCGGGCGTTCCGGATGAACACGGGCCTGCAATACGGGATGATCGGGATCAATTCGGGCCTGATCACCACGGTCGAGGCACCCTTTGGCGGGGTGAAGGAAAGCGGCATGGGCAAGGAAGGCGGGAGCCAGGGCTTGGAGGATTACCTCGATACGAAATACGTGTGTATCGACGGGATCTGA
- a CDS encoding GntR family transcriptional regulator, with protein sequence MPDEKGTVTKMARKPLYKTTETEMIRRIESGDWPIGMRLPNEFGLAAEFGVSQGTMRRALITLEGMGLLDRKPGRGTRVADPAAKPAPPVATPPARLLDGAGQPPAFTLHRARASTRGATPEEADLFGAARLSTLERTLRRDGIRAALDEITLPEALIPALPEDAAIDLADLLAAAGLAPAALTESLSATITSMTDSVALSCDRYTALLVLTRTAHDAEGRAIARQTLRMIGDGLTYGA encoded by the coding sequence ATGCCCGATGAAAAGGGGACAGTGACCAAGATGGCCCGCAAACCGCTCTACAAGACGACCGAGACGGAAATGATCCGCCGCATCGAAAGCGGCGACTGGCCCATCGGCATGCGCCTGCCCAATGAATTCGGGCTGGCCGCGGAATTCGGCGTGAGCCAGGGCACGATGCGCCGCGCGCTCATCACGCTTGAGGGCATGGGGCTTCTCGACCGCAAACCGGGGCGCGGCACGCGCGTGGCCGACCCTGCAGCCAAACCCGCCCCGCCAGTGGCCACCCCGCCCGCCCGCCTCCTCGACGGGGCAGGCCAGCCCCCCGCCTTCACCCTCCACCGCGCCCGCGCCAGCACCCGTGGCGCCACGCCCGAGGAAGCCGATCTCTTCGGCGCGGCCCGCCTCTCCACCCTCGAAAGAACGCTCCGCCGCGACGGCATCCGCGCAGCCCTCGACGAGATCACCCTGCCCGAGGCGCTGATCCCCGCCCTCCCCGAGGATGCGGCGATCGATCTCGCCGATCTCCTGGCGGCAGCAGGCCTCGCGCCCGCCGCCCTCACCGAAAGCCTCTCGGCGACCATCACCAGCATGACGGACAGCGTCGCGCTCTCCTGCGACCGCTACACGGCGCTTCTCGTGCTCACCCGCACCGCCCATGATGCCGAGGGCCGCGCCATCGCCCGCCAGACGCTGCGCATGATCGGGGACGGCCTCACCTACGGCGCATGA
- a CDS encoding type I glyceraldehyde-3-phosphate dehydrogenase, translating into MTIKVAINGFGRIGRSVLRAWLKGGWPEIEIVALNDIAPLGTCAHLFQYDSVFGPWPEEVSAGEGVLRVGGRVLPFTQVPDLALLDLSGVDVVMECTGLARTRSFAEAGLDAGAARVLVSGPSPEADVTVVLGANDAALGAEHRIVSNASCTTNAVAPLAAMIDAEWGLESALMTTVHCYTGSQPTVDQPMGEDFARSRAAALSMVPTTTSAAVLVDAVLPHLAGRITGSAVRVPVASVSCVDLAVITQARPQAEEAVAFFRERAGRLVGFTDKVLVSTDLRARPESVIVQGPEIKRAKGGMLRVFGWYDNEWGFSCRMLDLARKMGAMG; encoded by the coding sequence ATGACCATCAAGGTGGCAATCAACGGGTTCGGGCGCATCGGGCGGTCGGTGCTGCGGGCCTGGCTCAAGGGCGGCTGGCCCGAGATCGAGATCGTGGCGTTGAACGATATCGCGCCGCTCGGGACCTGTGCGCATCTGTTCCAGTATGACAGCGTTTTCGGGCCCTGGCCCGAAGAGGTGAGCGCGGGCGAGGGCGTCTTGCGCGTGGGGGGGCGTGTGCTGCCCTTTACGCAGGTGCCGGATCTGGCGCTGTTGGACCTGTCGGGCGTCGACGTGGTGATGGAATGCACGGGCCTGGCGCGCACGCGCAGTTTCGCGGAAGCGGGGCTTGATGCCGGGGCGGCGCGGGTTCTGGTCTCAGGCCCGTCGCCGGAGGCGGATGTGACGGTGGTTCTGGGGGCCAATGACGCGGCGCTGGGGGCGGAGCACCGGATCGTGTCGAATGCATCGTGCACCACCAATGCGGTGGCGCCGCTCGCCGCGATGATCGACGCGGAATGGGGGCTGGAAAGCGCGCTGATGACCACGGTGCATTGCTATACCGGCAGCCAGCCGACGGTCGATCAGCCGATGGGCGAGGATTTCGCGAGAAGCCGGGCCGCCGCCCTGTCGATGGTGCCCACGACGACGAGTGCCGCCGTGCTGGTCGATGCGGTGCTGCCGCATCTGGCGGGACGGATCACGGGGTCGGCGGTCAGGGTGCCTGTCGCCTCGGTGTCTTGTGTGGATCTGGCGGTGATCACGCAGGCAAGGCCGCAAGCCGAGGAGGCGGTGGCGTTTTTCCGCGAAAGGGCGGGGCGGTTGGTGGGGTTCACCGACAAGGTGCTGGTGTCGACCGATCTGCGAGCAAGGCCGGAATCGGTCATCGTGCAGGGGCCCGAGATCAAGCGCGCCAAGGGCGGCATGCTGCGCGTCTTTGGCTGGTATGACAATGAATGGGGCTTTTCGTGCAGGATGCTCGATCTGGCCCGCAAGATGGGAGCGATGGGATGA
- a CDS encoding molybdopterin-dependent oxidoreductase yields MDDTARQTRVTSSHWGAFEVVTEGGRIVETRPFAPDPAPPAIPAILPAAVHHASRVARPSIRRAWLASRDRSGRGDGDYVTPPWDEALDIAAQELDRVRKTHGNGAIYGGSYGWASAGRFHHAQGQVHRFLNCIGGYVASFGSYSTGCAQSIMPHVFGENFLTLTYEVQDSYATIAAHTETLVMFGGINPKNFMVSMGGITEHQTAGWFDRFAQTGMTRINIGPQRSDAPDGCDWLPCRPGSDTALMLALAHVLEEEGLTDHAFLDRYTTGWDRFRPYLMGEDDGSPKSPEWAAPLTGVSPKKVRSLARRMATTRTLITVAWSLQRQEHGEQPYWMSATLAAMLGQIGLPGGGVGYGYGAIGGIGKDFKPIGGMTLPQGQNPVPDVIPVARVADMLLNPGAPYDFNGERRLYPDIRLVYWAGGNPFHHHQDLNRLHQAWLRPETIIVNEPWWTPTAQRADIVFPATTPYEREDIGRSPLDDYLFHMPQLIPPVGEARDDYAIFSGLADRLGVGQTFTEGRDPAAWIAHLYAGLMDRGRAAGIDVPTLDELRARNWVKLELATDEQPKPILRRFRADPTGAPLKTPSGKIEIFSERIDSFGYPDCPGHPVWLPPTEWPGAATQATPLHLVSPQPGDKLHSQLEAALADVDGARPETILLHEQDANQRGIASGDLVRVFNARGAVRARARVTGDIVQGVVALPTGAWVGGPGQNMDANGNPNVLTRDVGTSRLGQGTSAHSALVEVERL; encoded by the coding sequence ATGGACGACACCGCCCGCCAGACCCGCGTGACCTCCAGCCATTGGGGCGCCTTCGAAGTGGTGACAGAGGGCGGGCGCATCGTCGAAACCCGCCCCTTCGCCCCCGATCCGGCCCCGCCCGCGATCCCCGCGATCCTGCCCGCCGCCGTCCATCATGCCTCCCGCGTCGCCCGCCCCTCCATCCGCCGCGCATGGCTTGCCAGCCGCGACCGGTCGGGCCGGGGCGATGGCGATTACGTCACCCCCCCTTGGGACGAGGCGCTCGACATCGCGGCCCAGGAACTCGACCGGGTGCGCAAGACCCATGGCAATGGCGCCATCTACGGCGGCTCCTACGGCTGGGCCTCGGCCGGGCGCTTCCACCATGCACAGGGGCAGGTGCATCGCTTCCTCAATTGCATCGGCGGCTATGTGGCAAGCTTCGGCAGCTATTCCACCGGCTGCGCGCAATCGATCATGCCCCATGTCTTCGGCGAGAATTTCCTGACGCTGACCTACGAGGTGCAAGACAGCTACGCCACCATCGCCGCCCATACCGAGACGCTGGTCATGTTCGGCGGCATCAACCCCAAGAATTTCATGGTCTCCATGGGCGGCATCACCGAACACCAGACCGCCGGTTGGTTCGACCGCTTCGCGCAAACCGGCATGACGCGCATCAACATCGGCCCCCAGCGGAGCGATGCGCCCGACGGCTGCGACTGGCTCCCCTGCCGCCCGGGCTCGGACACCGCGCTGATGCTGGCGCTCGCCCATGTGCTCGAGGAGGAGGGGCTGACCGATCACGCCTTCCTCGACCGCTACACGACCGGCTGGGACCGCTTCCGCCCCTATCTGATGGGCGAGGATGACGGCAGTCCCAAATCCCCCGAATGGGCCGCGCCGCTGACGGGCGTCAGCCCGAAAAAGGTGCGCAGCCTCGCCCGCCGCATGGCCACGACCCGCACGCTGATCACCGTCGCATGGTCGCTCCAGCGACAGGAACATGGCGAACAGCCCTATTGGATGTCCGCCACCCTCGCCGCGATGCTGGGCCAGATCGGCCTGCCCGGTGGCGGGGTCGGCTATGGCTACGGGGCGATCGGCGGCATCGGCAAGGATTTCAAACCCATCGGCGGCATGACCCTGCCGCAGGGCCAGAACCCCGTGCCCGACGTGATCCCGGTGGCCCGCGTGGCCGACATGCTGCTCAATCCCGGCGCGCCCTATGATTTCAACGGCGAACGCCGCCTCTATCCCGATATCCGGCTGGTCTATTGGGCGGGGGGCAACCCGTTCCACCACCATCAGGATCTCAACCGCCTGCACCAGGCCTGGCTGCGCCCCGAAACGATCATCGTCAACGAACCCTGGTGGACGCCCACCGCCCAGCGCGCCGATATCGTCTTTCCCGCCACCACCCCCTACGAGCGCGAGGATATCGGACGCTCGCCGCTCGACGACTACCTCTTTCACATGCCGCAGCTGATCCCGCCCGTGGGCGAGGCGCGCGACGATTACGCGATCTTTTCGGGACTGGCCGACCGCCTCGGCGTAGGCCAGACCTTCACCGAAGGCCGCGATCCCGCCGCATGGATCGCCCATCTCTATGCCGGGCTCATGGACCGGGGCCGCGCCGCCGGCATCGACGTGCCGACGCTCGACGAGCTTCGCGCGCGCAACTGGGTCAAGCTCGAGCTTGCGACCGACGAACAGCCCAAACCGATCCTGCGCCGCTTCCGCGCCGATCCGACGGGCGCGCCGCTCAAGACGCCATCGGGCAAGATCGAGATCTTCTCGGAACGGATCGACAGCTTCGGCTATCCCGATTGCCCCGGCCACCCGGTCTGGCTGCCCCCCACTGAGTGGCCGGGCGCGGCCACGCAGGCCACGCCCCTCCACCTCGTCTCGCCCCAGCCGGGCGACAAGCTCCATTCCCAACTCGAAGCAGCACTCGCCGATGTCGACGGCGCGCGGCCCGAGACCATTCTTCTACATGAACAAGACGCAAACCAGCGCGGCATCGCCAGCGGCGATTTGGTCCGCGTCTTCAACGCCCGCGGCGCGGTTCGCGCGCGGGCGCGGGTGACGGGCGACATCGTGCAAGGCGTCGTGGCGCTGCCCACCGGCGCATGGGTCGGCGGACCGGGCCAGAACATGGACGCCAACGGCAATCCCAATGTGCTCACCCGCGACGTGGGCACCTCGCGGCTGGGCCAAGGCACCAGCGCCCATTCCGCCCTGGTCGAGGTGGAACGCCTGTAA